The Agromyces sp. G08B096 DNA window CTCGTCGTATGCCCGCACGTCGTACGGGAAGCCGTGCGAGAGCACGACGACGGGGCCGCCGGGGTCGCCGGCCTCCTCGTACGCGATCTCGAGGACGGGGGTGACGACGGTGCCTCGGCGCGTGAATCCCATCGCGCCAGTCTGCCGCGGCCCCGTGACATCGGCCCCTGACATCGGCCCCGTGGCATCCGCCAGTGGCACCCGCCCCGCGACATCCGGACCGCGACGCGCTGCGTGGCCTTCGCCGGCGACGTCCGACGGCTGCGTCAACTGAGCTGCGTGCGCTCCAGCCAGCCGAGGTATTCCTCGGTGATGGTGCCCGTCACGTACTCGCCGGTGAAGCACGACAGGTCGAGCTCGGTGATGTCGGTGCCCTCAGTGATCGCGGCCTGCAGGTCGGCGACCTCCTGGTAGATCATGTGGTCGGCGCCGAGCTCCGCCGCGATCTCGGGGATCTTGCGGCCGTGGGCGATGAGCTCCTGCCGGCTCGGCATGTTGATGCCGTAGACGTGCGGGTAGCGCACCGGGGGCGCCGCCGAGGTGAAGGTCACCTTGTTGGCGCCGGCGTCGCGGGCCATCTCGACGATCTGCTTCGACGTCGTGCCGCGGACGATCGAGTCGTCGACGATGAGCACGTTCTTGCCCTTGAACTCGGTGCCCATGGCGTTCAGCTTCTGCCGGACCGAGCGCTTCCGCTGCGCCTGCCCGGGCATGATGAACGTCCGCCCCACGTAGCGGTTCTTGTAGAAGCCCTCGCGGTATTCGATGCCGAGCTTCTGGGCGACCTGCATGGCCGACGGCCGCGACGAGTCGGGGATCGGCATGACCACGTCGATGTCGCCGAGCGGCATATGCGTGGCGATGGTGTCGGCGAGGCGGTTGCCCATGCGCAGTCGTGCCTCGTAGACCGAGATGCCGTTCATGATCGAGTCGGGCCGGGCGAGGTAGACGTACTCGAACGAGCACGGCACGAGCCGGGGGTTCCTCGCGCACTGGCGCGAGATCATCTCGCCGTCGAGCGTGATGAAGATCGCCTCGCCGGGCGCGACGTCGCGCACGACCTCGTAGTCGCCGTTCTCGAGCACGAGCGACTCGGAGGCGACGATCCACTCGGGCTTGCCGGTCGCGGTCTCGCGCCGGCCGAGGATGAGCGGACGGATGCCGTACGGGTCGCGGAAGGCGAGCAGGCCGGCGCCTGCGATCATCGCGATCACCGCGTAGGAACCCTCGACGCGCTCGTGCACCTGCTCGACGGCGGTGAAGACCTGGTCGGGGTCGAGTGCGAGCCCCGAGATCTGGCCCTGCAGCTCGGTGGCCAGCACGTTCAGCAGCATCTCGGTGTCGCTCGTGGAGTTCACGTGGCGGCGGTCGATGCGGAACAGGTCTTCCGAGAGTTCGCGGGTGTTCGTGAGGTTGCCGTTGTGGACGAGGATGATGCCGTAGGGCGCGTTCACGTAGAACGGCTGCGCCTCCTCCTCGCGCTCGGCGGCGCCCTTCGTCGTGTAGCGCACGTGGCCGAGGCCCATGTTGCCGAGCAGCGACCGCATGTCGCGGGTGCGGAAGGCCTCGCGCACCTGCCCCTTGGCCTTCGCCATGTGGAACGCCGGACCGTCGGCGGTGGCGATGCCCGTCGAGTCCTGCCCGCGGTGCTGCAGGAGGAGCAGGCTGTCGTAGATCTGCTGGTTGACGGGCTCGGTGGAGACGATGCCGACGATGCCGCACATGCGAGCGATGGCTCCTCGGGGGGTGGGAAGGGCGTCCGAGCTGGACGGGACAATCCTCCCACACGCGCGCGTGTGAGCCGGCTGGGCGTGGGCCGCTGCTCAGCTGAGCATGCGCGACGGCATCGTGACGGTGCGGCCAACCGAGGAGTCTACGTCCGGTCCCGTCGCCGTGGGGCGGATTCCTCGGATGCCCGCGGATCTTCGTCGGTGTCCACGAACCTCGCCCGCGGTGCTCCCCCCGAACGGGGCACATGTGTCACGCTCTCCGACATTCCGTTCACCGCGGCCCAGGTGCACCGGAACATGGGGGGATCGGGCCGCCATCAGAGAGGACCACACGTCCATGAAGCTCACTTCACTGCGCGCCGGGCTCGCCGGCGCGGCGCTCGTCGCCGCGGGGCTGCTGGCCGCGCCGACGGCGGCGGTCGCCGCCGGTTCGCCCGAAGGCGCCCCGCCGTCCGTCGATCACGTCGACCTTCCGGCGGCGGAGTCCGCGGCGGCCGCCGGTTACTGGACGGCCGAGCGCATGCGGGCCGCGATCCCGGCGGATGTGCTCGTCGCC harbors:
- the purF gene encoding amidophosphoribosyltransferase; the protein is MCGIVGIVSTEPVNQQIYDSLLLLQHRGQDSTGIATADGPAFHMAKAKGQVREAFRTRDMRSLLGNMGLGHVRYTTKGAAEREEEAQPFYVNAPYGIILVHNGNLTNTRELSEDLFRIDRRHVNSTSDTEMLLNVLATELQGQISGLALDPDQVFTAVEQVHERVEGSYAVIAMIAGAGLLAFRDPYGIRPLILGRRETATGKPEWIVASESLVLENGDYEVVRDVAPGEAIFITLDGEMISRQCARNPRLVPCSFEYVYLARPDSIMNGISVYEARLRMGNRLADTIATHMPLGDIDVVMPIPDSSRPSAMQVAQKLGIEYREGFYKNRYVGRTFIMPGQAQRKRSVRQKLNAMGTEFKGKNVLIVDDSIVRGTTSKQIVEMARDAGANKVTFTSAAPPVRYPHVYGINMPSRQELIAHGRKIPEIAAELGADHMIYQEVADLQAAITEGTDITELDLSCFTGEYVTGTITEEYLGWLERTQLS